Proteins co-encoded in one Brassica oleracea var. oleracea cultivar TO1000 chromosome C4, BOL, whole genome shotgun sequence genomic window:
- the LOC106342040 gene encoding DUF21 domain-containing protein At4g14240: MQLINAVAAARMLSGLGQSNGGGEAIPFGSPWWFIYAGVSCILVLFAGIMSGLTLGLMSLGLVELEILQRSGTPNEKKQASAIFPVVQKQHQLLVTLLLCNAVAMEGLPIYLDKLFNEYVAIILSVTFVLAFGEVIPQAICTRYGLAVGANFVWLVRILMILCYPIAFPIGKILDLVLGHNDALFRRAQLKALVSIHSQEAGKGGELTHDETTIISGALDLTEKTAQEAMTPIESTFSLDVNSKLDWEAMGKILARGHSRVPVYSGNPKNVIGLLLVKSLLTVRPETETLVSAVCIRRMPRVPADMPLYDILNEFQKGSSHMAAVVKVKGKNKVPPSTLLEENTEESNDSDLAAPLLLKREGNHDNVIVQIDKANRQSFYQNNETVPHGFTHTSEDIEDGEVIGIITLEDVFEELLQEEIVDETDEYVDVHKRIRVAAAAAASSIARAPSSRRLIAQKGAGGGQNRQAQTVKGSITEPVEGKQPI, from the exons ATGCAACTGATCAATGCGGTGGCGGCGGCGAGGATGCTGTCCGGATTGGGACAATCCAACGGAGGAGGCGAGGCGATTCCGTTTGGATCGCCGTGGTGGTTCATCTACGCAGGCGTCTCTTGTATCCTCGTTCTGTTCGCGGGAATCATGTCTGGTCTGACTTTGGGGCTCATGTCTCTGGGTCTCGTGGAGCTCGAGATTCTCCAGCGCAGTGGCACTCCCAACGAGAAGAAGCAAGCCT CTGCGATATTCCCGGTTGTTCAGAAACAGCATCAGCTGTTAGTGACACTGCTTCTGTGCAATGCTGTTGCAATGGAG GGGCTTCCTATATATTTGGATAAGCTATTCAATGAATACGTTGCCATTATTCTTTCTGTCACTTTTGTTCTTGCTTTCGGTGAG GTAATACCTCAAGCGATATGCACCAGGTATGGACTCGCCGTTGGTGCTAATTTCGTCTGGCTTGTCCGTATTTTAATGATTCTCTGCTACCCTATTGCCTTTCCCATCGGCAAG ATATTGGATTTGGTACTGGGGCACAATGACGCTTTGTTTAGACGTGCTCAGTTGAAAGCTCTTGTCTCCATTCACAGCCAAGAG GCTGGCAAGGGAGGCGAACTTACGCATGATGAGACAACAATCATTAGTGGAGCTCTTGATTTGACCGAGAAG ACTGCACAAGAAGCCATGACGCCAATCGAATCGACCTTCTCCTTGGATGTAAATTCAAAGTTGGACTG GGAAGCTATGGGTAAGATTCTGGCACGAGGCCATAGCCGAGTCCCTGTCTACTCTGGGAATCCCAAAAACGTTATTGGACTTCTCTTG GTAAAGAGTCTACTTACTGTTCGACCTGAAACAGAAACACTTGTCAGCGCTGTTTGTATACGTAGAATGCCAAG GGTTCCAGCTGATATGCCTCTGTATGATATACTAAATGAGTTTCAAAAAGGAAGCAGTCACATGGCTGCGGTTGTGAAGGTTAAGGGCAAAAACAAAGTTCCTCCTTCAACTTTGCTCGAAGAAAACACTGAAGAAAGCAATGACTCTGATTTGGCTGCACCTCTGTTATTGAAACGAGAAGGGAACCACGACAACGTCATTGTCCAAATCGACAAGGCTAATAGGCAGTCGTTTTATCAAAACAACGAGACTGTACCACACGGGTTCACACATACTTCAGAGGATATCGAGGACGGTGAAGTTATCGGTATCATCACTTTGGAAGATGTGTTTGAAGAGCTTTTGCAGGAAGAGATTGTGGATGAAACTGATGAATATGTTGACGTTCATAAAAG GATTCGAGTAGCAGCAGCAGCAGCCGCCTCATCAATAGCTCGAGCTCCTTCAAGCAGGAGATTGATTGCACAAAAGGGAGCT GGTGGTGGACAAAATAGGCAAGCGCAGACGGTAAAAGGTTCTATTACAGAGCCTGTTGAGGGGAAGCAACCGATATAA
- the LOC106336950 gene encoding plant UBX domain-containing protein 16-like, whose protein sequence is MGITFSRTKRLITTRSQPDEEINFFLNNETPQTLSTNSIEQQHDDQLISSFLEVAVGQTVETAKRFLETTNWNIEESINLFLLRNNYDHAAEESNESTTFDGGESDSTLSSMYRPPVDMLFEGRTFEEAKSTSCTQNLWLLVNLQSRTEFASHALNRDLWANDTVSEALMSSFVLWQVYDNTIEGKKISNFYKMDSAPPVVLVIDPVTGQKMGMWSGVIDAQSFVEDLSWFLEAGPHEHIASLIRNRYPEAEEDQTCSKSNNNDQVPVPSWGEEFEKKEDWSSSNNVEGPSWGEEFENVEETCSSSNNDDDDIVDPSSGPEKHWVELPDLTEEPKVDCDKSLVCSLSVRFPDGTRKQRRFLKSEPYLLLWSFCDSLLEESEINAFKLVHAIPGDSKTLDYRLYATFEESGLANSMISVLSK, encoded by the coding sequence ATGGGGATAACGTTTTCGAGGACAAAACGACTGATAACAACAAGGTCGCAGCCTGACGAAGAAATAAATTTCTTCCTCAACAACGAAACCCCTCAAACACTGTCCACGAATTCTATCGAACAACAACACGATGATCAACTAATATCTTCTTTCCTCGAAGTCGCTGTCGGTCAGACCGTCGAGACCGCAAAAAGGTTCTTGGAGACAACGAACTGGAACATAGAGGAATCCATCAATCTTTTTCTCCTCCGCAACAACTACGATCATGCCGCGGAGGAAAGTAACGAGTCAACGACGTTCGATGGTGGAGAATCAGATTCGACATTGTCTTCCATGTATCGTCCTCCTGTAGACATGCTTTTCGAGGGTCGTACGTTTGAGGAAGCGAAGTCAACTTCTTGTACACAGAATCTATGGTTGCTAGTGAATCTCCAGTCCAGAACAGAGTTTGCTTCTCACGCGCTCAATCGTGATTTATGGGCGAACGACACCGTTTCGGAAGCTCTTATGTCCAGCTTCGTCTTGTGGCAGGTCTATGATAACACAATCGAAGGGAAGAAGATCTCGAACTTCTACAAGATGGACTCTGCTCCACCTGTGGTGCTTGTGATCGATCCCGTCACCGGTCAGAAGATGGGGATGTGGAGCGGCGTGATTGATGCTCAGAGCTTTGTGGAGGATTTGTCGTGGTTTTTGGAGGCTGGTCCTCATGAGCATATTGCTTCACTGATAAGGAACAGATACCCTGAAGCGGAGGAGGATCAGACTTGTTCCAAAAGCAACAACAATGATCAAGTCCCGGTTCCTTCTTGGGGTGAAGAGTTTGAAAAGAAGGAGGATTGGTCGTCAAGCAACAACGTCGAGGGTCCTTCTTGGGGAGAAGAGTTTGAAAACGTGGAGGAGACGTGTTCTTCAAGCAACAATGATGATGATGACATCGTTGATCCTTCTTCGGGGCCAGAAAAACACTGGGTAGAGTTACCGGATTTGACAGAAGAGCCCAAAGTAGACTGTGATAAAAGCCTTGTGTGCAGTCTCTCTGTTCGTTTTCCAGATGGGACAAGAAAGCAGAGAAGATTTCTCAAGAGCGAACCTTATCTACTTCTCTGGTCTTTCTGTGATTCTCTCTTGGAAGAATCAGAGATTAATGCGTTTAAGCTGGTACATGCGATTCCTGGTGATTCCAAGACTCTTGATTATAGACTCTATGCGACTTTTGAGGAATCTGGACTCGCTAATTCGATGATCTCGGTTCTTTCGAAGTGA
- the LOC106342038 gene encoding 15-cis-phytoene desaturase, chloroplastic/chromoplastic, translating to MVVFGNVSAANLPYQNGFLDALSSELMGHNSFRIPISSQALKTRTRRRTSCPLQVVCVDIPRPELENTVNFLEAASLSASFRSAPRPAKPLKVVIAGAGLAGLSTAKYLADAGHQPLLLEARDVLGGKIAAWKDEDGDWYETGLHIFFGAYPNVQNLFGELGINDRLQWKEHSMIFAMPSKPGEFSRFDFPDVLPAPLNGIWAILRNNEMLTWPEKIKFAIGLLPAMVGGQAYVEAQDGLSVEEWMRKQGVPDRVTDEVFIAMSKALNFINPDELSMQCILIALNRFLQEKHGSKMAFLDGNPPERLCMPIVEHIRSLGGEVRLNSRIRKIELEDDGTVKNFLLTDGTTIQGDAYVFATPVDILKLLLPDSWKEIPYFKRLEKLVGVPVINVHIWFDRKLKNTYDHLLFSRSNLLSVYADMSLTCKEYYDPNRSMLELVFAPAEEWISRTDSDIIDATMKELEKLFPDEIAADQSKAKILKYHVVKTPRSVYKTIPDCEPCRPLQRSPIQGFYLAGDYTKQKYLASMEGAVLSGKFCSQSIVQDYELLAASGRRNLSETTVST from the exons ATGGTTGTGTTTGGGAATGTTTCTGCAGCGAATTTGCCCTATCAAAATGGGTTTTTGGATGCACTTTCATCTGAATTGATGGGACACAACAGCTTCAGAATTCCGATCTCTTCACAAGCGCTTAAGACAAGAACAAGGCGAAGGACTTCTTGTCCTTTGCAG GTAGTGTGTGTGGACATACCAAGGCCAGAGCTAGAGAACACTGTCAATTTCTTGGAAGCTGCAAGTTTGTCTGCATCTTTCCGCAGTGCTCCTCGTCCTGCAAAGCCTTTAAAAGTTGTCATTGCTGGTGCTG GGTTGGCTGGACTGTCAACTGCAAAGTACCTGGCTGATGCAGGCCACCAACCTCTCTTGCTCGAAGCAAGAGATGTTCTTGGTGGAAAG ATAGCTGCATGGAAGGATGAAGATGGAGATTGGTATGAAACCGGTTTACATATATTTT TCGGTGCTTACCCGAACGTGCAGAACTTATTTGGAGAACTTGGGATCAATGATCGGTTGCAATGGAAGGAACACTCCATGATATTCGCCATGCCAAGTAAACCTGGGGAATTTAGTAGATTTGATTTCCCTGATGTTCTACCAGCACCCTTAAACG GTATTTGGGCAATTTTGAGAAACAACGAGATGCTGACATGGCCAGAGAAAATAAAGTTTGCTATTGGACTTCTTCCAGCAATGGTCGGAGGTCAGGCTTATGTTGAGGCCCAAGATGGTTTATCAGTTGAAGAATGGATGAGAAAGCAG GGAGTACCTGATCGCGTGACTGATGAGGTGTTTATAGCCATGTCAAAGGCACTTAACTTTATAAACCCCGACGAACTGTCAATGCAATGCATTTTGATAGCTTTGAACCGGTTTCTTCAG GAGAAACATGGTTCGAAGATGGCCTTCTTAGATGGTAATCCTCCGGAGAGGCTATGCATGCCTATTGTTGAACATATTCGATCGCTAGGTGGTGAAGTACGACTCAATTCAAGGATAAGGAAGATTGAACTGGAGGATGATGGTACGGTTAAGAATTTCTTACTCACTGATGGGACCACTATCCAAGGAGACGCTTATGTGTTTGCCACTCCAG TCGATATCCTGAAGCTCCTTTTGCCGGATTCATGGAAAGAAATACCATACTTCAAGAGACTGGAGAAGTTAGTTGGTGTTCCAGTCATTAACGTTCATATATG GTTCGATCGGAAACTGAAGAACACATATGATCACTTACTCTTTAGCAG AAGTAACCTTCTGAGTGTGTATGCAGACATGTCGTTAACTTGCAAG GAATATTACGATCCAAACCGATCAATGCTGGAGCTAGTATTTGCACCTGCAGAGGAATGGATATCACGGACCGACTCTGACATTATAGATGCAACCATGAAAGAGCTCGAGAAACTCTTCCCTGACGAAATCGCTGCTGACCAAAGCAAAGCTAAAATTCTCAAGTACCATGTCGTCAAAACTCCAAG GTCTGTGTACAAGACCATCCCAGACTGTGAACCATGTCGTCCTCTACAGAGATCTCCTATTCAAGGCTTTTACTTAGCTGGAGACTACACTAAACAGAAGTACTTAGCTTCCATGGAAGGCGCCGTTCTCTCTGGCAAATTCTGCTCACAGTCTATTGTGCAG GATTATGAGCTATTGGCTGCGTCTGGACGGCGAAACTTGTCGGAGACAACTGTATCAACATGA